The Streptomyces avermitilis MA-4680 = NBRC 14893 genome contains a region encoding:
- a CDS encoding RNA polymerase sigma factor, whose protein sequence is MTHDMVATLRPLLAAEASAEAYAAGTDQSDLEQAVWLRLLERLESDGPLVDPQGWVRRAVRSEVRRSRRTARLELPYGSEPADDGAAGPEQQALTAARHRALHAAVRRLPGRCPRLMAALLSPQDLTYREIAGELGISQGSLGPERSRCLGCLRRLLSAEVAAREPRG, encoded by the coding sequence ATGACCCACGACATGGTTGCCACCCTGCGCCCGCTGCTCGCCGCCGAGGCCTCGGCGGAGGCATATGCGGCCGGTACCGACCAGAGCGACCTGGAACAAGCCGTCTGGCTGCGTCTCCTCGAGCGCCTCGAATCCGACGGCCCCCTCGTCGATCCGCAAGGCTGGGTACGCCGCGCCGTCCGCTCGGAGGTGCGCCGCAGCCGCCGCACCGCCCGTCTCGAGCTGCCGTACGGCTCCGAACCCGCCGACGACGGCGCGGCCGGCCCCGAACAGCAGGCGCTGACCGCCGCTCGCCATCGTGCCCTGCACGCCGCCGTGCGTCGGCTGCCCGGCCGCTGCCCACGCCTCATGGCCGCACTGCTGTCTCCCCAGGACCTCACGTATCGCGAAATCGCAGGCGAGTTGGGTATCTCACAGGGCAGTCTGGGCCCGGAACGTTCCAGATGCCTGGGATGTCTGCGCAGATTGCTGTCCGCGGAGGTTGCGGCCCGTGAACCGCGGGGATAG
- a CDS encoding GNAT family N-acetyltransferase, with protein MGMSVTISVATERDAEQIFRLQYLCFQSEAALYGNYRIDPLVQSLESVRAEVAGDCVFVARLGDEVVGSVRGTVTEDGAASIGKLCVHPRLQGHGIGARLLRAAEAALAGERGATRFRLHTGHRSEGNLRLYRRVGYETVGTSKGADGVPMIVLEKPAGTYATTA; from the coding sequence ATGGGCATGAGCGTGACCATCTCTGTGGCGACCGAGCGGGACGCCGAGCAGATCTTCCGGCTGCAGTACCTCTGCTTCCAGAGCGAGGCCGCCCTGTACGGCAACTACCGCATCGACCCGCTCGTCCAGTCCCTCGAATCGGTCCGCGCGGAGGTCGCGGGCGACTGCGTGTTCGTGGCGCGGCTGGGCGACGAGGTGGTCGGTTCGGTGCGCGGCACCGTGACCGAGGACGGCGCGGCGTCCATCGGCAAACTCTGTGTGCACCCCCGTCTCCAGGGGCACGGCATCGGCGCCCGGCTGCTGCGCGCGGCCGAGGCGGCCCTGGCCGGGGAGCGCGGCGCCACCCGCTTCCGCCTCCACACGGGCCACCGCAGTGAGGGCAACCTCCGCCTCTACCGGCGCGTGGGCTACGAGACGGTGGGCACGTCGAAGGGCGCCGACGGAGTCCCGATGATCGTCCTGGAGAAGCCGGCGGGCACCTACGCGACAACGGCGTAG
- a CDS encoding methionine ABC transporter ATP-binding protein, whose translation MITTTGLTKVYRSRGREVTALDGVDLHVREGEVYGVIGQSGAGKSSLIRCVNLLERPTSGTVTVAGQDLTALAGRGPRAGKELRTARSHIGMVFQHFNLLSSRTVQDNVELPLEILGVSGRERGRKALELLDLVGLTDKAKAYPAQLSGGQKQRVGIARALAGDPKVLLSDEATSALDPETTRSILQLLRDLNRQLGLTVLLITHEMNVVKSICDSAALMEKGRIVESGTVSELLGTPGSELASALFPVTGDASGDDRTVVDVTFHGEAATQPVISQLSRTYNIDISILGAAIDTVGGLQVGRMRIELPGRYEDNVVPIGFLREQGLQIDVVDKSDQESVLVKEGAK comes from the coding sequence GTGATCACGACAACGGGCCTCACCAAGGTCTACCGCTCGCGCGGCCGCGAGGTCACCGCCCTCGACGGCGTCGATCTGCACGTCCGCGAAGGCGAGGTCTACGGCGTCATCGGCCAGTCCGGCGCCGGCAAGTCCTCGCTCATCCGCTGCGTCAACCTCCTGGAGCGTCCCACCTCCGGCACGGTCACCGTCGCCGGACAGGACCTCACCGCCCTCGCCGGCCGCGGCCCGCGCGCGGGCAAGGAGCTCCGCACGGCGCGCAGCCACATCGGGATGGTCTTCCAGCACTTCAACCTGCTGTCCTCGCGCACCGTCCAGGACAACGTCGAGCTGCCGCTCGAAATCCTCGGCGTCTCCGGCCGGGAGCGCGGCCGCAAGGCCCTCGAACTCCTCGACCTGGTCGGCCTCACCGACAAGGCCAAGGCCTACCCCGCCCAGCTCTCCGGCGGCCAGAAGCAGCGCGTCGGCATCGCCCGCGCCCTGGCCGGCGACCCGAAGGTGCTGCTCTCCGACGAGGCCACCAGCGCCCTCGACCCCGAGACCACCCGCTCCATCCTCCAGCTGCTGCGCGACCTGAACCGGCAGCTGGGCCTGACCGTCCTGCTCATCACCCATGAGATGAACGTCGTCAAGAGCATCTGCGACTCGGCCGCCCTGATGGAGAAGGGCCGCATCGTCGAGTCCGGCACCGTCAGCGAACTCCTCGGTACCCCCGGTTCCGAACTGGCGTCGGCGCTCTTCCCGGTGACCGGCGACGCCTCCGGCGACGACCGCACCGTCGTCGACGTCACCTTCCACGGCGAGGCCGCGACCCAGCCCGTCATCTCGCAGCTCTCGCGCACGTACAACATCGACATCTCGATCCTCGGCGCCGCGATCGACACCGTCGGCGGCCTCCAGGTCGGCCGGATGCGCATCGAACTGCCCGGCCGTTACGAGGACAACGTGGTGCCGATCGGCTTCCTGCGCGAACAGGGTCTGCAGATCGACGTCGTCGACAAGTCGGACCAGGAGTCCGTACTGGTGAAGGAAGGTGCCAAGTGA
- a CDS encoding methionine ABC transporter permease, translating to MTWSEMQPLLSQACWDTLYMVGWSTLIAIVGGLPLGLLLVLTDRGGLLQNVVANKVVGQIVNVARSLPFIILMVALMNFTRTITGTTIGREAAIVPLAIGAIPFFARLVETAVREVDGGLVEAVQSMGGNTWTVVRRVLVPESLPSLISSATTTIVALIGYSAMAGTVGAGGLGDIAIRYGYQRFETGLMWITVAILAVVISLIQFAGDYAARGLHRRGGRSGVAPKLRLLKDKAPADRTPAADAPTGEAATADVGKVA from the coding sequence GTGACCTGGTCCGAGATGCAGCCGCTGCTGTCCCAGGCGTGTTGGGACACGCTCTACATGGTCGGCTGGTCCACGCTCATAGCGATCGTCGGCGGACTCCCGCTCGGCCTCCTGCTCGTCCTGACCGACCGCGGCGGACTCCTCCAGAACGTCGTGGCGAACAAGGTCGTCGGGCAGATCGTGAACGTCGCCCGCTCACTGCCGTTCATCATCCTGATGGTGGCGTTGATGAACTTCACCCGCACCATCACGGGGACGACCATCGGCCGTGAGGCGGCGATCGTGCCGCTCGCGATCGGCGCGATCCCGTTCTTCGCGCGTCTGGTCGAGACGGCTGTCCGCGAAGTGGACGGCGGACTCGTCGAGGCCGTGCAGTCCATGGGCGGCAACACCTGGACCGTCGTCCGCAGGGTCCTCGTGCCGGAGTCCCTGCCCTCGCTGATCTCGTCGGCGACCACCACCATCGTCGCGCTCATCGGCTACTCCGCGATGGCCGGCACCGTCGGCGCCGGCGGCCTCGGCGACATCGCCATCCGCTACGGCTACCAGCGCTTCGAGACCGGCCTGATGTGGATCACCGTGGCGATCCTCGCCGTCGTCATCTCCCTCATCCAGTTCGCCGGCGACTACGCGGCCCGCGGACTGCACCGACGCGGCGGCCGGTCCGGTGTCGCGCCGAAGCTCAGGCTGCTGAAGGACAAGGCGCCCGCGGACAGGACGCCCGCGGCCGACGCCCCCACCGGCGAGGCGGCCACGGCCGACGTCGGCAAGGTCGCCTGA
- a CDS encoding MetQ/NlpA family ABC transporter substrate-binding protein: MRNTAKITTAVLAAGALTLGLSACGSDKDSASDTSGPLIVAASPTPHAEILDFVKKNLAKKAGLDLEVKEVTDYVTPNTATEDGSVGANYFQNQPYLDDFNKKKGTHIVPVVTVHLEPLGLYSHKVKKADDLKSGATVAIPNDTVNEARALKLLDANGIITLKSGVGNEATPGDITKNPKNLKFKELEAAQTPRSLDDVDAAVVNGNYAISSGLKPAKDAVVLESPKDNPYGNFLAVKKGNEKDPRVKKLAKLLTSPEVKKFIEDKYAGSVIPSF; this comes from the coding sequence GTGCGTAACACCGCCAAGATCACCACCGCTGTCCTCGCCGCCGGAGCCCTCACCCTCGGGCTCTCGGCCTGCGGCTCGGACAAGGACTCCGCCTCCGACACCAGTGGCCCGCTGATCGTCGCCGCGAGTCCCACCCCGCACGCCGAGATACTCGACTTCGTCAAGAAGAACCTGGCGAAGAAGGCGGGCCTGGACCTGGAGGTCAAGGAGGTCACCGACTACGTCACGCCGAACACGGCGACCGAGGACGGCTCCGTCGGCGCCAACTACTTCCAGAACCAGCCCTACCTCGACGACTTCAACAAGAAGAAGGGCACCCACATCGTGCCCGTCGTCACGGTGCACCTGGAACCGCTCGGCCTCTACTCCCACAAGGTCAAGAAGGCCGACGACCTCAAGAGCGGTGCGACCGTCGCCATCCCGAACGACACGGTCAACGAGGCGCGGGCGCTCAAGCTGCTCGACGCCAACGGGATCATCACGCTGAAGAGCGGCGTGGGCAACGAAGCGACCCCGGGGGACATCACCAAGAACCCCAAGAACCTCAAGTTCAAGGAGCTGGAGGCGGCCCAGACCCCGCGCTCCCTGGACGACGTGGACGCCGCGGTGGTCAACGGCAACTACGCCATCTCCTCGGGCCTCAAGCCGGCCAAGGACGCCGTCGTCCTGGAGTCCCCGAAGGACAACCCCTACGGCAACTTCCTCGCGGTCAAGAAGGGCAACGAGAAGGACCCGCGCGTCAAGAAGCTCGCGAAGCTCCTCACCTCGCCCGAGGTGAAGAAGTTCATCGAGGACAAGTACGCCGGCTCCGTCATCCCGTCCTTCTGA
- a CDS encoding MetQ/NlpA family ABC transporter substrate-binding protein, with protein sequence MRKPVISAAAAALALGLGLTACGSGSDSDSAKSGGDGDALVVGATAVPAGEVLAYIKKDLAEKAGLDLEIKEFTDYVLPNTALQEGELDANLYQNQPYLDDFNKAKGTDLVPVVKAYLPPMGVYSKKVTDVTKLADGATVAVPNDTTNEGRALKLLASKGVIALKAGAGTDASPADITSNPKHLTFKELEPAQLPRSLDDLAAAVINNNYAQDAGLSPTKDAILLESAENNPYANLLAVKKGNEDDPRVEKLAKLLTSPEVKKFIEDKYRGSVLPVVSG encoded by the coding sequence ATGCGTAAGCCCGTCATTTCCGCGGCGGCGGCCGCACTCGCCCTCGGACTCGGCCTGACCGCCTGCGGCTCGGGCTCCGACTCCGACTCCGCGAAGAGCGGTGGCGACGGCGACGCACTCGTCGTCGGCGCCACCGCCGTCCCCGCCGGCGAGGTCCTCGCGTACATCAAGAAGGACCTCGCCGAGAAGGCGGGCCTCGACCTGGAGATCAAGGAGTTCACGGACTACGTCCTGCCGAACACCGCCCTCCAGGAAGGCGAACTGGACGCGAACCTCTACCAGAACCAGCCCTACCTCGACGACTTCAACAAGGCCAAGGGCACCGACCTGGTCCCCGTCGTCAAGGCGTACCTGCCGCCCATGGGCGTGTACTCGAAGAAGGTCACCGACGTCACGAAGCTCGCCGACGGAGCCACCGTCGCCGTACCCAACGACACGACCAACGAGGGCCGCGCCCTCAAGCTCCTCGCGTCCAAGGGCGTCATCGCGCTCAAGGCGGGCGCCGGCACGGACGCGTCCCCCGCGGACATCACGTCCAACCCCAAGCACCTGACGTTCAAGGAGCTGGAACCCGCCCAGCTGCCGCGCTCGCTCGACGACCTGGCCGCCGCGGTGATCAACAACAACTACGCCCAGGACGCGGGTCTCAGCCCGACGAAGGACGCCATCCTTCTGGAGTCGGCGGAGAACAACCCGTACGCCAACCTCCTGGCCGTGAAGAAGGGCAACGAGGACGACCCGCGGGTCGAGAAACTCGCCAAGCTCCTCACCTCGCCCGAGGTGAAGAAGTTCATCGAGGACAAGTACCGCGGCTCGGTCCTGCCGGTCGTCTCCGGCTGA
- a CDS encoding GNAT family N-acetyltransferase — protein sequence MTSTFPNISISTERLVLRPLDEDDVPALAEMMNDEQVGAWTDVPQPYTEDRARRWITEYAPAQRTAGRGLDLAVTEFLTQRLVGIVQLDKTNWHIRSTEISYVIAPWARGEGYASEAALATAQWLFGDQKFERIELRTAADNTASQQVAQKIGCISEGVLRNACIAHVRTEDGTWTDVRTDFIVWSLLPEDLDGVGEELADTGGFTSFSDWN from the coding sequence ATGACTAGCACCTTCCCCAACATCTCCATCAGCACGGAGCGGTTGGTACTGCGCCCCCTCGACGAGGACGACGTCCCCGCCCTGGCCGAGATGATGAACGACGAGCAGGTAGGGGCCTGGACCGACGTGCCCCAGCCCTACACCGAGGACCGGGCCCGCCGCTGGATCACCGAGTACGCGCCCGCCCAACGCACCGCGGGCCGCGGCCTCGACCTCGCCGTCACCGAGTTCCTCACCCAGCGACTGGTCGGCATCGTCCAGCTCGACAAGACGAACTGGCACATCCGGTCCACCGAAATCTCGTACGTCATCGCCCCCTGGGCCCGCGGCGAGGGCTATGCCTCCGAGGCGGCGCTCGCCACCGCCCAATGGCTCTTCGGGGACCAGAAGTTCGAGCGGATCGAGCTGCGCACGGCGGCCGACAACACCGCCTCCCAGCAGGTCGCCCAGAAGATCGGCTGCATCAGCGAGGGCGTCCTGCGCAACGCCTGCATAGCCCACGTCCGGACCGAGGACGGCACGTGGACCGACGTGCGCACCGACTTCATCGTCTGGAGCCTCCTCCCGGAGGACCTCGACGGAGTCGGCGAGGAACTCGCGGACACCGGCGGTTTCACGTCGTTCTCCGACTGGAACTGA
- the cbiE gene encoding precorrin-6y C5,15-methyltransferase (decarboxylating) subunit CbiE, with translation MADRVTVIGWDGSPLTAAARSALGAATLVAGAAHHLTLAEVPPAAERIRLGSVALAARRIAAHRGTAVVLADGDPGFFGVVRTLRAPEFGLEVEVVPAVSSVATAFARAGMPWDDAQVVVAHRRTLRRAVNVCRAHTKVAVLTSPGAGPAELGLLLEGVHRTFVICEELGTEREQVTVLTSDKAADHTWRDPNVVIVIGGPVTAVEGGGWIAGREPGAEPRGWALPAEAYGGALGEGETDLLRAAQLARLGPRAGDLVWDIGSGSGAFAAEAARCGAAVIAVDRDQDACGRTTVSARRFGVQLQVVHGAAPHILENLPEPDVVRVGGGGAAVVSAVADRRPQGIVTHAATRDAAELIGRGLTEHGYLVECALLQSVELDTRAWTEKERSVAFLLSGRLPDRSP, from the coding sequence ATGGCCGACCGGGTCACGGTGATCGGCTGGGACGGCTCGCCCCTGACCGCGGCCGCGCGTTCCGCCCTCGGCGCCGCCACCCTCGTCGCCGGCGCGGCCCACCACCTGACACTGGCGGAGGTCCCCCCGGCCGCCGAGCGCATCCGCCTGGGCAGCGTCGCCCTCGCCGCCCGCCGTATCGCCGCCCACCGCGGCACCGCCGTCGTCCTCGCCGACGGCGACCCGGGCTTCTTCGGTGTCGTACGCACGCTGCGCGCCCCCGAGTTCGGCCTGGAGGTCGAGGTCGTGCCCGCGGTCTCGTCCGTCGCCACCGCCTTCGCCCGCGCCGGAATGCCCTGGGACGACGCCCAAGTGGTCGTCGCACACCGCCGCACCCTGCGACGGGCGGTGAATGTATGCCGCGCCCACACCAAAGTCGCCGTCCTCACCTCACCCGGCGCCGGACCCGCCGAACTCGGCCTGCTGCTCGAAGGAGTCCACCGCACCTTCGTCATCTGCGAGGAACTCGGCACCGAACGCGAACAGGTCACCGTCCTGACCTCCGACAAGGCGGCCGACCACACCTGGCGCGACCCGAACGTCGTCATCGTCATCGGCGGTCCCGTGACCGCGGTCGAGGGCGGCGGCTGGATCGCCGGACGCGAACCGGGCGCGGAACCGCGCGGCTGGGCGCTGCCCGCCGAGGCGTACGGCGGCGCACTCGGCGAAGGCGAAACGGATCTGCTGCGCGCCGCCCAGCTCGCCCGCCTGGGGCCGCGCGCGGGCGACCTCGTCTGGGACATCGGTTCCGGCAGCGGGGCGTTCGCCGCAGAGGCGGCGCGCTGCGGCGCCGCCGTCATCGCCGTCGACCGGGACCAGGACGCCTGCGGCCGTACGACGGTCTCCGCGCGCCGCTTCGGCGTCCAGCTCCAGGTCGTGCACGGCGCCGCGCCGCACATACTGGAGAACCTCCCCGAACCCGATGTCGTACGGGTCGGGGGCGGGGGAGCCGCGGTGGTCTCGGCCGTCGCCGACCGCCGCCCGCAGGGCATCGTCACGCATGCCGCGACCCGCGACGCGGCGGAACTCATCGGCAGGGGTCTGACGGAGCACGGCTACCTGGTCGAGTGCGCCCTCCTGCAGTCCGTCGAGCTGGACACGAGGGCCTGGACGGAGAAGGAGCGGAGCGTCGCGTTCCTGCTCAGCGGCCGATTGCCCGACCGCTCCCCGTGA
- the cobT gene encoding nicotinate-nucleotide--dimethylbenzimidazole phosphoribosyltransferase, whose amino-acid sequence MTDTGQVPGEGLPENAGMVEQPGVPAPGAYTYLDPSDTAADDDDLLLMPGQQGAWGNEMPQAMPAPAPVVHEPGPHETDGRDSGSVDLSAVRTLSQAAAPQATPPRRPLHLGPPTPDISSSPVRSLADRGPADAPLRQVGPPTTGPEYLDAPPQLAETPPQGAVPWGAPPQTQAVPPVSPEGPPAETVVPEAAPAAPVVPEAAPGLGTVPADEPAPFVEPEQASEMPPFAEAETPDAPAFVEAPQPPQTPDAPAFTEVPHASDEPPAADAQHAGAAAPTDVPPAAETPFAAPEAEALYAVDGSPDGVTHPQVQYADGTGPVPDGSPEPQAPDTTPFPAAPDPAQPTGDTGHIAVPPAAPDTAVPAPAADFPVPPYDAAPDPAQAAAAEAVPQAGTEQPGPAQDPHQAPEISLDLHAAPDPALDPQQAPDPALDPQAAHVPEPQLAAPAVHITDTAVQFADTALPDEDARPVADEVQPQLVAEAGAQGHAEAEPEPQYAEHAAAALHGVPVGVGAHAVAPQASAGQAQHGEQPAHGDPAGPPGFSPEPHADQSLGQFVPVEGAVPTTPHLAPTPSHAMTVPPLPAEEQPVAEEAAPAVVEPSEAPHELSEEAPHELSEEAPHELPAEVPTEAEAPAPVMAAQETPAVTVPAPREAEAPVAAQPPVSQLPTPEPPLADPEPVVAQHADDLDTQVADQEESTAAVEDVRESTGPAAPGYDEAEREAVLRVMRERRDIRNGFRSDPIPHEVLLRVLEAAHTAPSVGHSQPWDFVVIRSADTRRSMHELAMRQRDAYAKSLPKGRAKQFKELKIEAILDTPVNIVVTADPTRGGRHTLGRHTQPQMAPYSSALAVENLWLAARAEGLGVGWVSFFDEREMVRELGLPEHLEVVAYLCVGYVDEFPDEPELMQAGWSKRRPLSWVVHEETYGRRALPGEEPHDLLAETVSNIRPLDAKALGEAWERQKRMTKPAGALGMLEIISAQLSGLSRQCPPPIPEPAAVAIFAGDHGVHAQGVTPWPQEVTAQMVANFLGGGAVCNAFANQVGAEVCVIDVGVASDLPATPGLLPRKVRAGTADMTTGPALTREEVKAAIEVGIETARDLVSAGNKALLTGEMGIANTTASAALISVYTGADPAEVTGRGTGINDETLARKTEVVRRALELHQPDPADPIGVLAAIGGLEHAAMVGLLLGGASLRTPVILDGVSAGAAALVARAIAPEVLAACIAGHRSAEPGHVAALNKLGLRPLVDLDLRLGEGTGALLALPVVQSAARAMHEVATFDSAGVTEK is encoded by the coding sequence ATGACCGACACCGGCCAGGTCCCGGGCGAGGGACTGCCGGAGAACGCAGGCATGGTGGAGCAGCCGGGCGTCCCCGCGCCGGGCGCGTACACCTACCTCGACCCCTCCGACACCGCCGCCGATGACGACGACCTGCTCCTGATGCCCGGCCAGCAGGGTGCCTGGGGCAATGAGATGCCGCAGGCGATGCCGGCCCCGGCGCCCGTCGTCCACGAGCCAGGACCGCACGAGACGGACGGACGCGACAGCGGCTCCGTGGACCTGAGCGCCGTCCGTACGCTGTCCCAGGCAGCCGCGCCGCAGGCGACCCCGCCGCGCCGCCCGCTGCACCTCGGCCCGCCGACCCCGGACATCTCGTCGAGCCCGGTGCGTTCGCTGGCGGACCGCGGCCCGGCGGACGCCCCGCTGCGCCAGGTGGGACCGCCCACGACCGGACCCGAGTACCTCGACGCGCCGCCGCAGCTCGCGGAGACCCCTCCCCAGGGCGCGGTGCCCTGGGGCGCTCCGCCGCAGACACAGGCGGTGCCACCGGTGAGCCCCGAGGGGCCCCCCGCAGAAACGGTCGTCCCGGAGGCCGCCCCGGCCGCCCCGGTCGTCCCGGAGGCCGCGCCGGGTCTCGGGACCGTGCCGGCCGACGAGCCGGCGCCGTTCGTCGAGCCCGAGCAGGCGTCCGAGATGCCGCCCTTCGCCGAGGCCGAGACGCCGGACGCACCGGCCTTCGTGGAGGCGCCGCAGCCCCCGCAGACGCCGGACGCACCCGCGTTCACCGAGGTGCCGCACGCCTCGGACGAGCCGCCGGCCGCGGACGCGCAGCACGCCGGGGCCGCCGCACCCACGGACGTTCCTCCGGCCGCGGAGACGCCGTTCGCCGCTCCCGAGGCCGAGGCGCTCTACGCGGTGGACGGCTCACCGGACGGTGTCACCCACCCGCAGGTGCAGTACGCCGACGGGACCGGCCCCGTCCCGGACGGCTCGCCCGAACCGCAGGCCCCGGACACCACGCCCTTCCCCGCGGCTCCCGACCCCGCGCAGCCGACGGGCGACACCGGACACATCGCCGTGCCGCCGGCCGCTCCGGACACCGCAGTGCCCGCGCCGGCCGCCGACTTCCCCGTACCCCCGTATGACGCCGCCCCGGATCCGGCCCAGGCCGCCGCCGCGGAGGCGGTGCCGCAGGCCGGGACCGAGCAGCCCGGGCCCGCGCAGGACCCGCACCAGGCGCCGGAAATCTCCCTCGACCTGCATGCGGCGCCGGACCCGGCCCTCGACCCCCAGCAGGCGCCGGACCCGGCCCTCGACCCCCAGGCCGCGCACGTGCCCGAGCCGCAGCTCGCCGCCCCGGCCGTCCACATCACGGACACCGCGGTCCAGTTCGCGGACACGGCACTCCCCGACGAGGACGCGCGGCCTGTCGCCGACGAGGTCCAGCCGCAACTCGTCGCCGAAGCAGGGGCCCAGGGCCACGCGGAGGCCGAGCCGGAGCCGCAGTACGCGGAGCACGCCGCCGCGGCCCTGCACGGTGTGCCCGTCGGAGTCGGCGCTCACGCCGTGGCGCCCCAGGCGTCCGCGGGGCAGGCGCAGCACGGCGAGCAGCCCGCGCACGGTGACCCGGCAGGCCCGCCGGGCTTCTCCCCGGAGCCCCACGCCGACCAGTCCCTCGGGCAGTTCGTGCCGGTGGAGGGCGCGGTGCCCACCACCCCGCACCTGGCCCCGACCCCGTCGCACGCCATGACGGTGCCGCCCCTCCCCGCGGAGGAGCAGCCGGTCGCCGAGGAGGCCGCCCCGGCCGTCGTGGAGCCGTCCGAGGCGCCGCACGAGCTGTCGGAAGAGGCGCCGCACGAGCTGTCGGAAGAGGCGCCGCACGAGCTGCCGGCCGAGGTGCCGACCGAGGCGGAAGCCCCGGCTCCGGTGATGGCCGCGCAGGAGACGCCCGCCGTGACGGTGCCCGCCCCCCGCGAGGCCGAGGCACCCGTCGCGGCGCAGCCCCCCGTATCGCAACTCCCCACCCCGGAGCCGCCCTTGGCGGACCCCGAGCCCGTAGTCGCACAGCACGCGGATGACCTGGACACCCAGGTCGCCGACCAGGAAGAGAGCACGGCCGCAGTGGAAGACGTACGAGAGTCCACCGGCCCGGCGGCCCCCGGCTACGACGAGGCCGAGCGCGAGGCCGTACTGCGTGTGATGCGCGAGCGCCGGGACATCCGCAACGGCTTCCGCAGCGACCCGATCCCGCACGAGGTACTGCTGCGCGTCCTCGAAGCGGCCCACACGGCGCCGTCCGTCGGCCACTCCCAGCCCTGGGACTTCGTCGTCATCCGCTCCGCCGACACCCGGCGCTCGATGCACGAACTGGCCATGCGTCAGCGCGACGCCTACGCGAAGTCGCTGCCCAAGGGCCGGGCCAAGCAGTTCAAGGAACTCAAGATCGAGGCCATCCTCGACACCCCGGTGAACATCGTCGTCACCGCCGACCCGACCCGCGGCGGCCGCCACACCCTCGGCCGGCACACCCAGCCGCAGATGGCCCCGTACTCCTCCGCGCTCGCGGTCGAGAACCTGTGGCTCGCGGCCCGCGCGGAAGGCCTCGGCGTCGGCTGGGTCAGCTTCTTCGACGAGCGCGAGATGGTGCGCGAGCTGGGCCTGCCCGAGCACCTCGAAGTCGTCGCCTACCTCTGCGTGGGCTACGTCGACGAGTTCCCGGACGAGCCCGAGCTGATGCAGGCGGGCTGGTCCAAGCGCCGCCCGCTGTCGTGGGTCGTCCACGAGGAGACGTACGGCCGCCGCGCCCTGCCCGGCGAGGAGCCGCACGACCTGCTCGCCGAGACCGTCTCCAACATCCGCCCGCTCGACGCCAAGGCGCTCGGCGAGGCGTGGGAGCGGCAGAAGCGGATGACCAAGCCCGCCGGCGCGCTCGGCATGCTGGAGATCATCTCCGCGCAGCTGTCCGGCCTGTCCCGCCAGTGCCCGCCGCCGATCCCGGAGCCCGCGGCCGTCGCGATCTTCGCGGGCGACCACGGCGTGCACGCCCAGGGCGTCACCCCGTGGCCGCAGGAGGTCACGGCCCAGATGGTGGCCAACTTCCTCGGCGGCGGCGCGGTCTGCAACGCGTTCGCCAACCAGGTCGGCGCCGAGGTCTGCGTCATCGACGTCGGCGTCGCCTCCGACCTCCCGGCGACCCCCGGCCTGCTGCCCCGCAAGGTCCGCGCCGGTACGGCCGACATGACGACCGGTCCCGCGCTGACCCGCGAGGAGGTCAAGGCGGCCATCGAGGTGGGCATCGAGACCGCCCGCGACCTCGTCTCGGCAGGCAACAAGGCCCTGCTCACCGGTGAGATGGGCATCGCCAACACCACGGCCTCTGCGGCCCTGATCTCGGTCTACACCGGGGCGGACCCGGCCGAGGTGACGGGCCGGGGCACCGGCATCAACGACGAGACCCTCGCCCGCAAGACCGAGGTCGTCCGCCGAGCCCTCGAACTCCACCAGCCGGACCCGGCCGACCCGATCGGCGTCCTCGCCGCGATCGGCGGCCTCGAACACGCGGCGATGGTCGGCCTGCTGCTCGGCGGCGCGTCCCTGCGGACGCCGGTGATCCTGGACGGCGTGAGCGCCGGCGCCGCGGCCCTGGTGGCCCGCGCCATCGCCCCCGAGGTCCTGGCCGCCTGCATCGCGGGCCACCGCAGCGCGGAACCGGGCCACGTGGCCGCGCTGAACAAGCTCGGACTGCGCCCCCTGGTCGACCTGGACCTTCGCCTGGGCGAGGGCACGGGCGCGCTGCTGGCGCTGCCCGTGGTCCAGAGCGCCGCGCGAGCGATGCACGAGGTGGCGACGTTCGACTCGGCGGGAGTCACCGAGAAGTAG